A single Calidifontibacter indicus DNA region contains:
- a CDS encoding FHA domain-containing protein yields MTDVRITYGENSRRIANNQVLTIGRGRDNDLMVTDAGASRRHAQLRRTGEQIEVTDLGSSNGTFVNGQRITGPVLVAPGGQIQLGGTDAQPLGVIIRAAAPQAPQQAPQQAPQQAPQRAPQQMGGAATATPGARTAVPAPQQHAGSPQQHAPAAHRTPSGPLPKRRPATASVPQVPSHTGVVFDRYQLHEAMQAPPPGGGHTALSGAAPQVLAPAGPQPGGQRAGMQGVLNIGRGLENEVVVDDLLVSRHHARLVPNGSGFDVQDLGSRNGTYINGQRIGHGRLGEGDLLAVGHSRFTVLRGQLVASIDEGDVNFVANHLSFELGSGKKLLDDISFALEGSSLLAVIGPSGAGKSTLLKALTGSQQATEGEVYYDGRDLYQNFDDLRHRIGVVPQDDVVHRQLTVKQALRFAAELRFPDDLDKHLRDRRVDEVMAELDLTNHADTRVDRLSGGQRKRTSVALELLTRPSLLFLDEPTSGLDPGLDKQVMQTLRGLADGGRTVVVITHSVANLNVCDKVLLLAPGGKVAYFGPPDQLLPFFGLSDHADVFTAVARDPEGSKQRFKASPLEAEQIEAPLSARRPAMRPLEKPPRQQSIGSQLSTLARRHLQVILADKGYTAFMLLLPVVLAVLVMVVPSKHGLATPPPDGINTAEPRVLLVVIIVGALFMGTAASIRELVGERAIFNREKAVGLSPAAYLWSKLAIFGLLTLIQSIVLVLLVLAVKPGPSSAVMFGSPTVELILVTWLTAFSAVALGLLMSSFVTTSEQVMPLLVVSIMTQMVLCGGLFPVDGRPGMEQLSWFTPGRWGYAASVAVVGLQDWIPRGEQYEKWRADVADPLWAHSSGIYMLCLAMMLVLSAVFAAITLRRLSRKNTD; encoded by the coding sequence ATGACCGATGTCCGCATCACCTACGGCGAGAACTCGCGCCGTATCGCCAACAACCAGGTGCTCACGATCGGTCGCGGTCGGGACAACGATCTGATGGTCACCGACGCCGGCGCCTCGCGTCGGCACGCCCAGTTGCGTCGCACCGGTGAGCAGATCGAGGTCACCGACCTCGGCTCGTCGAACGGCACGTTCGTCAACGGGCAACGGATCACCGGCCCGGTGCTCGTCGCCCCGGGCGGGCAGATCCAGCTCGGTGGCACCGACGCCCAGCCGCTCGGCGTGATCATCCGCGCTGCCGCACCACAGGCACCCCAACAAGCCCCGCAGCAGGCACCCCAACAAGCCCCGCAACGGGCGCCGCAGCAGATGGGCGGTGCCGCCACGGCCACACCGGGCGCCCGCACCGCCGTCCCCGCACCCCAGCAGCACGCAGGGTCGCCGCAGCAGCACGCCCCCGCGGCCCACCGCACGCCGTCCGGACCGTTGCCCAAGCGCCGTCCGGCGACCGCCTCGGTGCCGCAGGTGCCGTCGCACACCGGTGTGGTCTTCGACCGGTACCAGTTGCACGAGGCCATGCAGGCGCCGCCGCCCGGCGGCGGTCACACCGCGCTCAGCGGCGCGGCCCCGCAGGTGCTCGCCCCGGCCGGCCCCCAGCCAGGTGGGCAGCGTGCGGGCATGCAGGGCGTGCTCAACATCGGACGCGGTCTGGAGAACGAGGTCGTCGTCGACGACCTGCTCGTCTCGCGCCACCACGCCCGGTTGGTGCCGAACGGTTCCGGCTTCGACGTGCAAGACCTCGGCAGCCGCAACGGCACGTACATCAACGGTCAGCGCATCGGCCACGGCCGGCTCGGCGAGGGCGACCTGCTCGCGGTCGGTCACTCCCGGTTCACCGTCCTGCGCGGGCAGCTGGTCGCCAGCATCGACGAAGGTGACGTCAACTTCGTCGCCAACCACCTGAGCTTCGAACTCGGCAGCGGTAAGAAGCTGCTCGACGACATCTCGTTCGCGCTCGAGGGGTCGAGTCTGCTGGCTGTCATCGGCCCGTCGGGCGCCGGCAAGTCGACGCTGTTGAAGGCGCTCACCGGGTCGCAGCAGGCGACCGAGGGCGAGGTCTACTACGACGGACGAGACCTCTACCAGAACTTCGACGACCTGCGGCACCGCATCGGCGTCGTGCCCCAGGACGACGTCGTGCACCGCCAGCTGACGGTGAAGCAGGCGTTGCGGTTCGCGGCCGAGCTGCGCTTCCCGGACGACCTCGACAAGCACCTGCGTGACCGCCGGGTCGACGAGGTGATGGCCGAACTCGACCTCACCAACCACGCCGACACCCGGGTCGACCGCCTCTCCGGCGGTCAGCGCAAGCGCACCTCGGTGGCGCTGGAGTTGCTCACCCGTCCGTCGCTGTTGTTCCTGGACGAACCGACCTCGGGTCTCGACCCGGGCCTCGACAAGCAGGTCATGCAGACCCTGCGGGGCCTGGCCGACGGTGGCCGGACGGTCGTGGTGATCACGCACAGCGTCGCCAACCTCAACGTGTGCGACAAGGTGCTGCTGCTTGCCCCGGGTGGCAAGGTGGCCTACTTCGGCCCACCCGACCAGTTGCTGCCGTTCTTCGGGCTGAGCGACCATGCCGACGTGTTCACCGCCGTCGCGCGCGACCCGGAGGGGTCGAAGCAGCGGTTCAAGGCGTCGCCGCTGGAGGCCGAGCAGATCGAGGCGCCGCTGTCGGCGCGTCGCCCGGCGATGCGTCCGCTGGAGAAGCCGCCGAGGCAGCAGTCGATCGGGTCGCAGTTGTCGACCTTGGCCCGTCGACATCTCCAGGTGATCCTGGCCGACAAGGGCTACACCGCGTTCATGCTGTTGCTGCCGGTGGTGCTCGCCGTGCTGGTGATGGTGGTGCCCAGCAAGCACGGGCTCGCGACACCACCACCCGACGGCATCAACACCGCCGAACCACGCGTGCTGCTGGTGGTGATCATCGTCGGGGCGCTGTTCATGGGCACGGCGGCCAGCATCCGCGAACTCGTCGGCGAACGCGCGATCTTCAACCGCGAGAAGGCGGTCGGTCTGTCGCCGGCGGCCTACCTGTGGAGCAAACTGGCGATCTTCGGCCTACTCACCCTGATCCAGTCGATCGTGCTGGTGCTGCTGGTGCTCGCCGTGAAGCCCGGCCCGTCGTCGGCGGTGATGTTCGGCAGCCCGACGGTGGAGTTGATCCTGGTCACCTGGTTGACCGCGTTCAGCGCGGTCGCGCTGGGTCTGTTGATGTCGAGCTTCGTCACCACCAGCGAGCAGGTGATGCCGTTGCTGGTCGTGTCGATCATGACCCAGATGGTGCTCTGCGGTGGCCTCTTCCCGGTCGACGGCCGCCCCGGCATGGAGCAGCTGAGCTGGTTCACCCCCGGCCGGTGGGGTTACGCCGCGTCCGTCGCGGTGGTGGGTCTGCAGGACTGGATCCCGCGGGGCGAGCAGTACGAGAAGTGGCGTGCCGACGTCGCCGACCCGTTGTGGGCCCACTCCTCCGGCATCTACATGCTCTGCCTGGCGATGATGCTGGTGCTCTCGGCGGTCTTCGCGGCGATCACCCTGCGCCGCTTGTCGCGCAAGAACACCGACTGA
- the smpB gene encoding SsrA-binding protein SmpB, which produces MPRESGKKIIANNKKARHDYLIEETVEAGLVLMGTEVKSLRMGRANLTDGFASERNGELWLENVHIPEYLQGTWTNHSAKRRRKLLMHRAEIDKLISKSRESGHTLIPLSLYFLDGRAKVEIGLAKGKKLHDKRQALRERQDDREAQRAMSNAFKRGRR; this is translated from the coding sequence ATGCCCCGCGAGTCCGGCAAGAAGATCATTGCCAACAACAAGAAGGCACGCCACGACTACCTCATCGAGGAGACCGTCGAGGCGGGCCTGGTTCTCATGGGCACCGAGGTGAAGAGCCTGCGGATGGGCCGTGCCAACCTCACCGACGGTTTCGCCAGCGAGCGCAACGGCGAGCTGTGGCTGGAGAACGTCCACATCCCCGAATACCTGCAGGGCACCTGGACCAACCACTCCGCCAAGCGCCGGCGCAAGCTGCTGATGCACCGCGCCGAGATCGACAAGCTCATCTCCAAGTCGCGCGAGTCGGGCCACACCCTCATCCCGTTGTCGCTGTACTTCCTCGACGGGCGGGCCAAGGTCGAGATCGGCCTGGCCAAGGGTAAGAAGCTGCACGACAAGCGACAGGCGCTGCGCGAGCGGCAGGACGACCGCGAGGCACAACGCGCCATGTCCAACGCCTTCAAGCGCGGACGGCGGTAA
- a CDS encoding PQQ-dependent sugar dehydrogenase yields MRARALAGFGLVALLAACTGSTGGSSSSTSTGSSASSSTGASAPAGTSSSAAASGSAPRLEIQEVAGGLEHPWDLAFLPDGQVLVTERGGALVLLSSSAPGARRTSVDADLDQVNARGEGGLMGLVLSPDFATSREFITCETHTTQDIRLVVRRLSADGRTATRTRDLLTGFPVAGSGRHSGCRMAYGADGMLYVGTGDTADPTAPQDRSSLGGKVLRIDPRTGAAPAGNPFATSSDPHERLIWTYGHRNVQGIAVTGDRVYSAEHGPDKNDEVNLLKPGANYGWDPGQGGSRRNYDESVPMTDTARFPDAVGAVWQSGDMTEAICAATFLTGEKWGSWQGAMVVTALKGAKLLVLQFDPSGSRVTGTTVPPEFADKYGRLRAARVGPDGALYVTTSNGSDDKVLRVVPS; encoded by the coding sequence ATGCGAGCACGCGCACTGGCCGGCTTCGGTCTCGTCGCGCTGCTCGCGGCCTGCACCGGTTCGACCGGCGGTTCGTCCTCGTCGACCTCGACCGGGTCTTCGGCCTCCTCCTCGACCGGCGCTTCCGCCCCGGCAGGCACGAGTTCGTCCGCGGCCGCCTCGGGGTCTGCGCCGCGGCTCGAGATCCAGGAGGTCGCCGGCGGCCTCGAACACCCCTGGGACCTCGCCTTCCTTCCCGACGGACAGGTGCTCGTCACCGAACGCGGCGGCGCGCTCGTGCTGCTCAGCAGCTCCGCTCCTGGGGCGCGCCGCACCAGCGTCGACGCCGATCTCGACCAGGTCAACGCGCGCGGCGAGGGCGGGCTGATGGGGCTGGTGTTGTCGCCCGACTTCGCCACGTCCCGCGAGTTCATCACCTGCGAGACCCACACCACCCAGGACATCCGACTGGTGGTGCGGCGGTTGTCCGCCGACGGCCGGACGGCGACCCGCACCCGTGACCTGCTCACCGGCTTCCCGGTAGCCGGCAGCGGCCGTCACTCCGGCTGTCGGATGGCCTACGGCGCCGACGGCATGCTCTACGTCGGCACCGGCGACACCGCCGATCCGACTGCCCCACAAGACCGTTCGAGCCTCGGCGGCAAGGTGCTGCGCATCGATCCGCGCACCGGGGCCGCGCCCGCAGGCAACCCGTTCGCGACGTCGTCCGACCCGCACGAACGCCTGATCTGGACCTACGGCCATCGCAACGTCCAGGGCATCGCGGTGACCGGCGACCGCGTCTACTCCGCCGAGCACGGCCCCGACAAGAACGACGAGGTCAACCTGCTGAAGCCCGGCGCGAACTACGGCTGGGACCCCGGCCAGGGTGGCAGCCGGCGCAACTACGACGAGAGCGTGCCGATGACCGACACCGCTCGCTTCCCCGATGCGGTCGGGGCGGTGTGGCAGTCGGGCGACATGACCGAGGCCATCTGCGCGGCAACCTTCCTCACCGGCGAGAAGTGGGGCAGTTGGCAGGGCGCGATGGTGGTGACGGCGCTGAAGGGCGCCAAACTTCTTGTGCTGCAGTTCGACCCGTCCGGCAGCAGGGTGACCGGCACGACCGTCCCGCCCGAGTTCGCCGACAAGTACGGACGGTTGCGGGCGGCCCGAGTGGGCCCCGACGGCGCGCTCTACGTCACGACCAGCAACGGCAGTGACGACAAGGTGCTGCGCGTCGTCCCGAGCTGA
- a CDS encoding M23 family metallopeptidase, producing the protein MKRSDRTVGPVVRRGAVVAVLAMLASSGLHAKADDPGDQKKKIDNQIVATQGSLDSVSKQLKAANDAVARTEVLLGAARTDLSNKQKALTGAENHLKGVNSQLRIAQSDERRARGELTTINASQAKTKKLVGGVARQSYMTGGLGSFDLTLQILMSKKNPSDTMSLADIVMRQQNGVLTTLAGEKASKTAAVNRLGAATRRVAGLKVQAGNAVTAATTARNNAQSAKTRLESLQRTQISQRNTLDTQRKADLKQLAWQKGESARLGKVLAARAAARAKAARQAKMAVPKNVTTQPRAPYTSNGFLNPPGPPNEIVSEFGLRNNPVLHVWMLHAGVDYAFACGTPVYAGADGDIVEAGYDDVAGNHIVIDHGFVRGVNLATMYEHLSKFAMRGGHVKKGQLIGYVGTTGRSTGCHLHFATLNDGQYVNPRIWIG; encoded by the coding sequence GTGAAACGATCGGATCGAACCGTCGGACCGGTGGTGCGGCGCGGTGCCGTCGTCGCCGTGTTGGCGATGCTCGCCTCGAGCGGCTTGCACGCCAAGGCCGACGACCCGGGCGATCAGAAGAAGAAGATCGACAACCAGATCGTCGCCACCCAGGGCAGCCTCGACTCGGTGAGCAAGCAGCTCAAGGCCGCCAACGACGCCGTGGCCCGCACCGAGGTGCTCCTCGGCGCGGCGCGCACCGACCTGTCCAACAAGCAGAAGGCCCTCACCGGAGCCGAGAACCACCTCAAGGGCGTCAACAGCCAACTGCGCATCGCACAGAGCGACGAGCGCCGCGCCCGGGGCGAACTCACCACGATCAACGCCTCGCAGGCCAAGACCAAGAAGCTGGTCGGTGGCGTCGCGCGGCAGAGCTACATGACCGGTGGCCTCGGGTCGTTCGACCTCACGCTGCAGATCCTGATGAGCAAGAAGAACCCGTCCGACACGATGTCGCTGGCCGACATCGTGATGCGGCAGCAGAACGGCGTGCTGACCACGCTGGCGGGGGAGAAGGCGTCGAAGACCGCCGCCGTCAACCGGCTCGGTGCCGCCACCCGCCGGGTGGCCGGGCTCAAGGTGCAGGCCGGCAACGCCGTCACCGCGGCCACGACCGCCCGCAACAACGCGCAGTCGGCCAAGACCCGTCTGGAGTCGCTGCAGCGCACCCAGATCTCCCAGCGCAACACGCTCGACACCCAGCGCAAGGCCGACCTGAAGCAACTTGCCTGGCAGAAGGGCGAATCCGCCCGACTCGGCAAGGTGTTGGCGGCGCGTGCCGCGGCCCGCGCGAAGGCGGCCCGCCAGGCGAAGATGGCCGTGCCGAAGAACGTCACCACCCAGCCGCGGGCGCCCTACACCTCGAACGGCTTCCTCAACCCGCCCGGCCCGCCGAACGAGATCGTCTCCGAGTTCGGTCTGCGCAACAACCCGGTGCTGCACGTCTGGATGCTGCACGCCGGTGTCGACTACGCATTCGCCTGTGGCACACCGGTCTACGCCGGCGCCGACGGCGACATCGTCGAGGCCGGATACGACGACGTCGCGGGTAACCACATCGTCATCGACCACGGCTTCGTGCGCGGCGTCAACCTCGCGACGATGTACGAGCACCTCAGCAAGTTCGCGATGCGTGGCGGACACGTGAAGAAGGGCCAGTTGATCGGCTACGTCGGCACCACCGGGCGTTCGACCGGCTGCCACCTGCACTTCGCGACGCTGAACGACGGCCAGTACGTCAACCCGCGGATCTGGATCGGATAG
- the ftsX gene encoding permease-like cell division protein FtsX, which translates to MRLRFILGEVGSGIRRNLSMIISVVLVTMVSMFFLGLGLLAQKQVTMAKGYWYDKVEVSIFLCTNDSSAVASCVDGVATKAQTDQVRRDLESMRPLVDAIYYESSGQAYTRFKQQFKNSPYLSEVTAASMPASFRVKLSDPNRYSEVVAAIDGSPGVEAISDQRKVLDTFFKLLGVLSVGAVGLAAVMVVCSILLISTTVRQVAFSRRRQVEIMRLVGASATTIYLPFIIEVVLAALVGAALSVGVLWLLVEKGIADLFNSGGRGGDVISLIGASEVWQVVPWLVGGAVVLSILVSWFSLRRQVRV; encoded by the coding sequence ATGCGGCTGCGGTTCATCCTCGGCGAGGTCGGCAGCGGCATCCGCCGCAACCTGTCGATGATCATCTCCGTCGTGCTGGTCACGATGGTGTCGATGTTCTTCCTCGGCCTCGGCCTGCTCGCCCAGAAGCAGGTCACGATGGCCAAGGGCTACTGGTACGACAAGGTCGAGGTGTCGATCTTCCTGTGCACCAACGACTCCAGCGCGGTGGCCTCGTGTGTCGACGGTGTCGCCACGAAGGCACAGACCGATCAAGTGCGCCGCGACCTGGAGAGCATGCGCCCGCTCGTCGACGCGATCTACTACGAGAGCTCCGGGCAGGCCTACACCCGCTTCAAGCAGCAGTTCAAGAACAGCCCGTACCTCAGTGAGGTCACGGCTGCCTCGATGCCGGCGTCGTTCCGGGTCAAGTTGTCCGATCCGAACCGTTACTCCGAGGTGGTCGCTGCCATCGACGGATCACCGGGCGTGGAGGCGATCAGCGACCAACGCAAGGTGCTCGACACCTTCTTCAAACTGCTCGGCGTGCTCAGCGTCGGCGCCGTCGGGTTGGCCGCGGTCATGGTGGTCTGCTCGATCCTGTTGATCAGCACCACCGTTCGGCAGGTCGCCTTCAGCCGCCGCCGTCAGGTGGAGATCATGCGGTTGGTCGGAGCGTCGGCGACGACGATCTACCTGCCGTTCATCATCGAGGTCGTGCTGGCCGCCCTGGTCGGTGCGGCGTTGTCGGTCGGGGTGCTCTGGCTCCTGGTGGAGAAGGGAATTGCCGACTTGTTCAATTCGGGTGGACGCGGGGGCGATGTGATTTCGCTGATCGGCGCGAGCGAGGTGTGGCAGGTCGTACCCTGGCTCGTGGGGGGAGCCGTGGTGCTGTCGATCCTCGTCTCCTGGTTCAGCCTGCGTCGGCAGGTGAGGGTCTAG
- the ftsE gene encoding cell division ATP-binding protein FtsE gives MITFENVTKRYAGGSEPALRDVSIDVGRGDFAFLIGTSGSGKSTMLQLMTRQITATEGSILVAGRDLRTLPNRHVPALRRDIGVVFQDFRLLENKTVYQNVAFALQVLGIKRHRIKQMVPEILELVGLDGLAKRRPHELSGGEQQRVAIARAMVKKPQILLADEPTGNLDPDTSTEIVKVLDRINKAGTTVVVATHDVRIVDLFRKRVIELSNGELIRDEQLGSYIAEPAPQATRGRTVD, from the coding sequence ATGATCACTTTCGAGAACGTCACCAAGCGGTACGCAGGAGGCTCCGAGCCGGCCCTGCGCGACGTTTCGATCGACGTCGGCCGCGGTGACTTCGCCTTCCTCATCGGCACCTCCGGTTCGGGCAAGTCGACGATGCTGCAGCTGATGACCCGCCAGATCACGGCCACCGAGGGGTCGATCCTGGTCGCCGGTCGCGACCTGCGCACGCTGCCGAACCGGCACGTGCCGGCCCTGCGCCGCGACATCGGGGTCGTCTTCCAGGATTTCCGCCTGCTGGAGAACAAGACCGTCTACCAGAACGTCGCGTTCGCCCTCCAGGTGCTCGGCATCAAACGCCACCGCATCAAGCAGATGGTGCCCGAGATCCTCGAACTCGTCGGCCTCGACGGGCTCGCCAAACGGCGTCCGCACGAACTGTCCGGTGGCGAGCAGCAGCGGGTGGCGATCGCCCGCGCGATGGTGAAGAAGCCGCAGATCCTGCTGGCTGACGAACCCACCGGCAACCTCGACCCCGACACCAGCACCGAGATCGTCAAGGTGCTCGACCGCATCAACAAGGCGGGCACCACCGTGGTGGTCGCCACCCACGACGTGCGCATCGTCGACCTGTTCCGCAAGCGAGTGATCGAACTGAGCAACGGAGAACTCATCCGCGACGAGCAACTCGGCAGCTACATCGCCGAGCCCGCCCCGCAGGCCACGCGCGGACGGACGGTCGACTGA
- the prfB gene encoding peptide chain release factor 2, with the protein MAVDFPAELKDLRTTMESVREVTDLESLKKRIADLEEQSAAPDLWDDQEKAQQVTSALSRANAEVDRVESMDSRIDDLEVLVEMATEEHDADTMAEAERELESVKKAVGELEVRTLLNGEWDQREAVVTIRAGAGGVDAADFAEMLMRMYLRWAERHGYSTKVMDTSYAEEAGLKSATFEVNEPYAYGHMAVEAGTHRLVRISPFDNQGRRQTSFAAVEVIPLIEQTDSIEIPENELKIDVFRSSGPGGQSVNTTDSAVRMTHIPTGTVVSMQNEKSQIQNRAAALRVMQSRLLLLKREEEAKQRKELAGDSTASWGDQMRSYVLNPYQMVKDLRTEYETGNPSAVFDGDIDGFMEAGIRWKRTGEKE; encoded by the coding sequence GTGGCTGTTGATTTTCCCGCGGAACTGAAGGACCTGCGCACGACGATGGAGTCGGTGCGCGAGGTGACCGACCTCGAGTCGTTGAAGAAGCGGATCGCTGATCTGGAGGAGCAGTCCGCCGCGCCCGACCTGTGGGACGACCAGGAGAAGGCGCAGCAGGTCACCAGCGCGTTGTCGCGCGCGAACGCCGAGGTCGACCGGGTCGAGTCGATGGACTCCCGCATCGACGACCTCGAGGTGCTGGTCGAGATGGCCACCGAGGAGCACGACGCCGACACGATGGCCGAGGCCGAGCGTGAGCTGGAGTCGGTGAAGAAGGCCGTCGGTGAGCTCGAGGTGCGCACCCTGCTCAACGGCGAATGGGATCAGCGCGAGGCCGTCGTCACCATCCGCGCCGGCGCCGGTGGCGTCGACGCCGCCGACTTCGCCGAGATGCTGATGCGGATGTACCTGCGCTGGGCCGAGCGGCACGGCTACTCGACCAAGGTGATGGACACCAGCTACGCCGAGGAGGCGGGCCTGAAGTCGGCAACCTTCGAGGTCAACGAGCCGTACGCGTACGGGCACATGGCCGTCGAGGCCGGCACCCACCGCCTGGTGCGGATCAGCCCGTTCGACAACCAGGGCCGCCGCCAGACCAGCTTCGCCGCGGTCGAGGTGATCCCGCTGATCGAGCAGACCGACTCGATCGAGATCCCCGAGAACGAACTGAAGATCGACGTGTTCCGCAGCTCGGGCCCGGGTGGTCAGAGCGTCAACACCACCGACTCGGCCGTGCGCATGACGCACATCCCGACCGGCACGGTCGTCTCGATGCAGAACGAGAAGAGCCAGATCCAGAACCGCGCCGCCGCGCTGCGCGTGATGCAGTCGCGCCTGCTGCTGCTCAAGCGCGAGGAGGAGGCCAAGCAGCGCAAGGAGCTGGCCGGCGACTCCACCGCGAGCTGGGGCGATCAGATGCGCTCGTACGTGTTGAACCCGTACCAGATGGTCAAGGACCTGCGCACCGAGTACGAGACGGGCAACCCGTCGGCCGTGTTCGACGGCGACATCGACGGCTTCATGGAGGCCGGAATCCGCTGGAAGCGCACCGGCGAGAAGGAGTAG
- a CDS encoding TadE/TadG family type IV pilus assembly protein, whose product MTRLRRWIAARLGGDAEDGRIMVLAAGLFAILGVLVVGGIDVTAVQLAKMRVLNATDSAALEAADSLDESAVYRGGLGAGTPLTGQRVAEAASGSLARQQVPTNVSAWQVTGGDVSGNNTAVVRVQALVHPPLTGGLLSFLGADVSVSVESRARSTVQR is encoded by the coding sequence ATGACCCGGCTGCGCAGGTGGATCGCGGCGCGACTCGGCGGCGATGCCGAGGACGGTCGCATCATGGTGCTCGCCGCCGGACTCTTCGCGATCCTCGGCGTGCTCGTGGTCGGCGGAATCGACGTCACCGCAGTGCAATTGGCCAAGATGCGGGTGCTCAACGCCACCGACTCGGCCGCCCTCGAGGCGGCCGACAGTCTCGACGAGAGCGCGGTCTATCGCGGCGGCCTCGGCGCCGGCACCCCGCTGACCGGGCAGCGCGTCGCCGAAGCCGCGAGCGGCAGTCTCGCTCGCCAGCAGGTGCCCACCAACGTCTCTGCCTGGCAGGTCACCGGCGGCGACGTCTCCGGCAACAACACCGCAGTCGTGCGGGTGCAGGCGCTGGTGCACCCACCCCTGACCGGCGGGCTCCTGTCGTTCCTCGGGGCCGACGTGTCGGTCAGCGTCGAGTCGCGCGCCCGGTCCACCGTCCAACGGTGA
- a CDS encoding TadE/TadG family type IV pilus assembly protein, which translates to MNRLLARLRRGGDDERGSAVLEFLVVGVLLTLPVFYLVITLARLQAGAYAVSGAAREAGRMYVTATDDGAGSQRAQAGAAMVFADHGLTGQAGISCERTPCLTRGGHITVTTAVDVELPLVPDFLGGVVPTSVHLTSTHVESVGKYRE; encoded by the coding sequence GTGAATCGCCTGCTCGCGAGGCTGCGCCGCGGCGGCGACGACGAACGCGGCTCTGCCGTGCTGGAGTTCCTCGTCGTCGGTGTGCTGCTCACCCTGCCGGTCTTCTACCTGGTGATCACTCTCGCCCGGTTGCAGGCCGGCGCCTACGCGGTGTCCGGGGCGGCCCGAGAGGCCGGACGCATGTACGTCACCGCCACGGACGACGGCGCCGGGTCGCAGCGTGCGCAGGCCGGCGCCGCGATGGTGTTCGCCGATCACGGACTCACCGGGCAGGCGGGGATCAGTTGCGAGCGGACGCCGTGCCTGACTCGCGGTGGCCACATCACGGTGACGACGGCGGTCGATGTCGAGTTGCCGTTGGTGCCCGACTTCCTCGGTGGCGTGGTGCCGACCTCGGTGCACCTCACCAGCACCCACGTCGAGTCGGTCGGGAAGTACCGCGAATGA
- a CDS encoding TadE family protein, with protein sequence MSAEASEPATVDRERGSAVAEFAMVGALLVVLFLGAFQVGFALFVRNSLTAYAVDGARYGARADSSPAAGAARTRTLIDQGLDARFSGDVSATETVEGGARVVLVTVRTRLPVLGPFGPPGALKVSGRAYVEAQ encoded by the coding sequence GTGTCAGCGGAGGCCAGTGAGCCGGCCACCGTCGACCGGGAGCGGGGCAGTGCCGTCGCGGAGTTCGCGATGGTCGGCGCCCTGCTCGTGGTGCTCTTCCTCGGCGCATTCCAGGTGGGTTTCGCTCTGTTCGTGCGGAATTCGTTGACTGCGTATGCGGTCGACGGTGCCCGTTACGGCGCGCGGGCCGACTCGTCACCGGCCGCCGGTGCAGCCCGCACGCGCACGCTCATCGACCAGGGCCTCGACGCCCGCTTCTCCGGCGACGTGTCGGCCACCGAGACCGTGGAGGGCGGAGCACGGGTGGTGCTGGTGACGGTGCGCACGCGGCTGCCCGTGCTCGGACCCTTCGGGCCGCCCGGTGCCCTCAAGGTGTCGGGCCGGGCTTACGTGGAGGCGCAGTGA